In Helianthus annuus cultivar XRQ/B chromosome 8, HanXRQr2.0-SUNRISE, whole genome shotgun sequence, a single genomic region encodes these proteins:
- the LOC110873476 gene encoding adenylylsulfatase HINT3 isoform X1: MEAPQRRRLSIIASHLNPITTTASIVTRSHCSSSSDPAEKQCNLETDCVFCKIVRGDAPALKLYEDDECLCILDNQPVSPGHCLIIPRGHFPSLVATPPSVVAAMCSKVPYISKAVMKATGSDSFNLLVNNGVDAGQVIFHTHIHIIPRRPRDCLWASESLKRQPLKLDEEALHLVNNIRQQLSFVDGFEDNKDHGTTLIGSQ, from the exons ATGGAAGCCCCACAACGACGCCGTTTATCCATCATCGCCTCTCATCTTAATCCAATCACAACCACAGCATCGATTGTCACACGTTCCCATTGTAGTTCTAGTTCTGATCCTGCTGAGAAACAGTGTAATCTGGAGACTGATTGTGTTTTCTGTAAGATTGTTCGAGGTGATGCACCTGCTTTGAAG CTatatgaagatgatgaatgccTATGCATTTTGGATAACCAACCTGTAAGCCCTGG GCACTGCCTTATTATTCCTAGAGGCCACTTTCCATCTCTGGTAGCAACTCCCCCATCC GTCGTGGCTGCTATGTGCTCAAAAGTACCGTATATTAGCAAGGCGGTCATGAAAGCCACTGGTTCAG ATTCATTTAACTTGTTAGTTAACAACGGTGTGGATGCAGGCCAAGTTATATTCCAT ACACACATTCATATCATTCCTCGTAGGCCCCGAGACTGCCTATGGGCTTCTGAG AGCTTGAAGAGGCAGCCCTTAAAGCTAGATGAGGAAGCCTTGCATCTTGTTAATAACATTAGACAACAATTGTCATTTGTGGATGGTTTTGAAGATAACAAAGATCATGGAACCACTCTCATTGGAAGCCAGTAG
- the LOC110873476 gene encoding adenylylsulfatase HINT3 isoform X2 encodes MEAPQRRRLSIIASHLNPITTTASIVTRSHCSSSSDPAEKQCNLETDCVFCKIVRGDAPALKLYEDDECLCILDNQPVSPGHCLIIPRGHFPSLVVAAMCSKVPYISKAVMKATGSDSFNLLVNNGVDAGQVIFHTHIHIIPRRPRDCLWASESLKRQPLKLDEEALHLVNNIRQQLSFVDGFEDNKDHGTTLIGSQ; translated from the exons ATGGAAGCCCCACAACGACGCCGTTTATCCATCATCGCCTCTCATCTTAATCCAATCACAACCACAGCATCGATTGTCACACGTTCCCATTGTAGTTCTAGTTCTGATCCTGCTGAGAAACAGTGTAATCTGGAGACTGATTGTGTTTTCTGTAAGATTGTTCGAGGTGATGCACCTGCTTTGAAG CTatatgaagatgatgaatgccTATGCATTTTGGATAACCAACCTGTAAGCCCTGG GCACTGCCTTATTATTCCTAGAGGCCACTTTCCATCTCTG GTCGTGGCTGCTATGTGCTCAAAAGTACCGTATATTAGCAAGGCGGTCATGAAAGCCACTGGTTCAG ATTCATTTAACTTGTTAGTTAACAACGGTGTGGATGCAGGCCAAGTTATATTCCAT ACACACATTCATATCATTCCTCGTAGGCCCCGAGACTGCCTATGGGCTTCTGAG AGCTTGAAGAGGCAGCCCTTAAAGCTAGATGAGGAAGCCTTGCATCTTGTTAATAACATTAGACAACAATTGTCATTTGTGGATGGTTTTGAAGATAACAAAGATCATGGAACCACTCTCATTGGAAGCCAGTAG
- the LOC110873478 gene encoding U-box domain-containing protein 9 encodes MAKSGRDPTKATMELKRELQKLVKSIVEDSISSSQDEIESNHLIDKAIQTLQALKQRSSNIKKFDNNNNNSNNNNNNNNGSSNSIWGSCPVEFRCPISKELMRDPVIVSTGQTYDRPFIQKWLKAGNRICPKTQQVLSHTILTPNNLVRDMITQWCKNRGVHFPGPVQYSDQDGLTEADRDLFLSLLKKMQSTQSEQKDAARTLRSLTKRMPSFRALFGESLESIPQLLTPLCQSKSQTEIHPDLQEDLITTLLNLSIHDNNKKLVAETPMVIPLLLDALRFGTIETRTNAAATLFTLSALDSNKSLIGKAGALKPLIDLLEEGHPLAMKDVASAIFNLCIEHDNKARAVRDGAVRALLNKIKNRVHVDEFLATLAMLSSNQRAVEEMGELGAVSCLLSLIKETNCARNKENCIAVLYTICYYDRTKWKEMREDESKYGTLSQVAQNGTSRAKRKANGILDRLNRAINLTHTA; translated from the exons ATGGCGAAAAGCGGACGAGATCCAACAAAGGCTACGATGGAGCTCAAAAGGGAGTTGCAAAAACTCGTGAAATCAATCGTTGAAGACTCAATTTCATCGTCACAAGATGAAATTGAATCCAATCATTTGATCGATAAAGCTATTCAAACTTTGCAGGCTTTGAAACAACGATCATCGAATATTAAAAAGttcgataataataataataatagtaataataataataataataataatgggaGTTCGAATTCGATTTGGGGTTCGTGTCCTGTTGAATTTCGGTGCCCAATTTCTAAAGAACTTATGAGGGATCCTGTTATTGTTTCTACTGGTCAG ACTTATGATAGGCCTTTTATCCAAAAATGGTTAAAAGCTGGGAACAGGATATGCCCCAAAACACAACAAGTTCTTTCACACACTATTTTGACCCCAAATAATTTGGTTCGAGACATGATAACCCAATGGTGCAAGAATCGCGGGGTCCACTTTCCCGGCCCGGTTCAGTATTCGGATCAAGACGGGCTAACCGAAGCGGACCGGGATCTTTTCTTATCACTTCTAAAGAAAATGCAGTCAACACAATCTGAACAAAAAGACGCTGCGAGGACTTTGCGGTCGTTGACGAAAAGAATGCCTTCGTTTCGCGCGTTGTTCGGTGAATCTCTCGAGTCTATACCTCAGTTGTTAACCCCATTGTGCCAAAGCAAGTCGCAAACGGAAATCCACCCGGATCTTCAAGAGGATTTGATTACGACGCTGTTGAATTTGTCGATTCATGATAATAATAAGAAGCTTGTTGCAGAGACACCGATGGTTATTCCGCTGTTGCTAGACGCGTTAAGATTCGGGACTATTGAGACGAGAACGAATGCGGCGGCAACCCTTTTCACTCTATCGGCTCTCGATTCGAATAAATCGCTGATCGGGAAGGCGGGTGCGTTGAAACCGTTGATTGATCTTTTGGAAGAGGGGCATCCGTTGGCGATGAAAGACGTTGCTTCCGCTATCTTTAATTTGTGTATCGAACATGATAATAAAGCTCGAGCGGTGCGTGACGGTGCGGTGAGAGCGCTTTTGAATAAAATTAAAAACCGGGTTCACGTCGATGAGTTTCTGGCGACTCTCGCTATGCTTTCGAGCAACCAAAGAGCGGTTGAGGAAATGGGAGAACTCGGGGCGGTTTCGTGTTTGCTTTCGTTGATCAAAGAAACGAATTGTGCGCGAAACAAGGAGAATTGCATTGCGGTTTTGTACACCATTTGTTATTACGATCGAACGAAATGGAAGGAGATGAGGGAAGACGAGAGTAAGTACGGTACTTTATCGCAAGTTGCGCAAAATGGTACTTCGAGGGCCAAACGGAAAGCGAATGGGATACTCGATAGGTTGAATCGCGCTATCAACTTGACCCACACCGCGTGA